A region from the Vicia villosa cultivar HV-30 ecotype Madison, WI linkage group LG3, Vvil1.0, whole genome shotgun sequence genome encodes:
- the LOC131659286 gene encoding uncharacterized protein LOC131659286: protein MSYSPQQNRFLAPQRKFNPLPTSRSEILKYLVNEQLAELRPMPPPIPGRATPNFRPNERCEFHANSPGHTLEKCWAFRHKVQDLIESGAIAFDKPNVKINTMPHHDGAVNAIEVVTEQELVQQRSSPINALKRYLLAKGFILEHNKAFKNTLQRLVDQGVIQFKEHPEEEYVAMLDRNEPLIIPRQGARKTLIIPCAKAPLLIPTQVHTRIIPVRDPYPVDKMKAVPWEYDSSTNTDVTNIVGPGGMTRSGRIFNTAKPNENLAQASNQATVVPTEEGTSKDKETANKDAEEFLALIKKSDYRVVDQLHQTPSKISLLSLLVHSERHRDALMKILNAAHVTKDITVNQFDGMVANLTAGACLSFSEHELPSQGKEHNKALHISIQYGKAHLSRVLIDTGSSLNVMPKATLDKIALEGLVVRPSRLVVKAFDGSQSPVLGEVDLPVVVGPHTFCINFQVMEIEPAYTCLLGRPWIHDAGAVTSTLHQKVKFVDGNSIVTVNGEEDIFVSNLDSYRYIEAGEEALETSFQALEIATAVTLPIEKIQRAITSWRDLQDMKMEGWGKIPEVQEKRDRLGLG, encoded by the coding sequence ATGTCTTACTCGCCGCAACAAAATAGATTCCTAGCGCCACAAAGGAAATTCAACCCTTTGCCCACCTCCAGAAGCGAAATACTGAAATATTTGGTAAATGAGCAATTAGCAGAACTCAGACCTATGCCACCTCCGATTCCTGGAAGAGCTACGCCCAACTTCAGAcctaatgaaaggtgtgaatttcacgccaattctcctggaCACACATTAGAAAAATGCTGGGCTTTCAggcacaaggttcaagacctaatAGAGTCTGGGGCAATTGCTTTTGACAAACCCAACGTGAAGATAAACACCATGCCTCATcatgatggcgcagtcaatgcaatagaggtAGTCACTGAGCAAGAGTTAGTTCAACAACGGAGTTCCCCCATaaatgcccttaagaggtatctactcgCAAAGGGGTTCATCCTAGAACATAACAAAGCCTTTAAGAACACCCTGCAAAGACTCGTGGATCAAGGAGTAATTCAATTTAAGGAGCATCCTGAGGAGGAGTATGTGGCCATGCTAGATAGGAATGAACCATTGATAATACCTAGACAAGGGGCAAGGAAGACATTAATCATCCCCTGCGCCAAAGCACCATTGCTGATACCCACACAAGTAcacactaggatcatcccagTCAGAGATCCATATCCGGTGGACAAAATGAAAGCGGTCCCTTGGGAATATGATTCTAGTACTAATACGGATGTGACAAACATCGTTGGGCCTGGGGGCATGACTCGTAGTGGTCGCATATTCAATACTGCAAAACCAAATGAGAACTTAGCACAAGCAAGTAATCAAGCTACTGTGGTCCCGACTGAAGAAGGCACATCCAAGGACAAAGAGACCGCTAACAAAGATGCTGAAGAGTTTTTGGCGttaatcaagaaaagtgattatagagtggtggaCCAGTTGCACCAAACTCCGTCCAAAATATCACTCCTCTCGCTGTTAGTACATTCAGAAAGACATCGAGAcgccttgatgaaaatcctgaacgCCGCCCACGTAACTAAAGACATCACTGTAAATCAAtttgatggaatggtggctaatcttaCTGCTGGGGCATGTTTAAGTTTTAGTGAGCATGAGCTACCCTCACAAGGGAAAGAGCATAACAAAGCCctgcatatctccatacaataTGGGAAAGCTCATCTATCTAGAGTCCTGATTGACACAGGGTCATcattaaacgtgatgccaaaggCCACTCTCGACAAGATAGCCTTGGAGGGTCTGGTagttagaccaagtcgtctggtgGTCAAAGCCTTCGATGGCTCACAAAGTCCGGTGTTGGGAGAGGTTGACCTACCTGTAGTAGTTGGTCCCCATacattctgcatcaatttccaagtaatgGAGATTGAACCTGCTTATACCTGCTTATTGGGACGTCCCTGGATTCATGAtgctggggcagttacctctaCTCTACATcagaaagtaaaatttgtggatgGAAACTCTATAGTGACCGTCAATGGGGAGGAGGATATATTTGTTAGCAATCTGGACTCGTACCGATACATCGAGGCTGGAGAAGAGGCATTGGAGACTTCGTTCCAAGCACTAGAGATCGCAACTGCTGTCACGCTACCAATTGAGAAAATACAAAGGGCGATAACATCCTGGAGAGACTTGCAAGACATGAAAATGGAAGGCTGGGGCAAGATTCCAGAAGTGCAAGAGAAAAGAGATCGTCTGGGTTTAGGATGA